A portion of the Vicinamibacterales bacterium genome contains these proteins:
- a CDS encoding citrate synthase: MADTLTITDNRTGKTYQVPIQDGTIKATDLRQIKVTQDEFGLMTYDPAFMNTAACKSRITFIDGDKGVLLYRGYPIEQLAEQSDFLEVAWLILFGELPTEKQYQEWTRQVTLHTMLHTNLSKLMEGFRHDAHPMGMFISTVGALSTFYPDAKDIFSQESRRLQTIRLIAKVPSIAAYAYRHSIGRPFNLPDNDLTYAGNFLSMLFRMTELKYKPNPVLERALEVLFILHADHEQNCSTSTMRAIGSSHADPYSALAGAAAALYGPLHGGANEAVLRMLHDIGSINNVPGFIKRVKGGEGRLMGFGHRVYKSYDPRAKIIKRMADLVFDVTGKNPLLEMALELERIALEDEYFVSRKLYPNVDFYSGLIYQAMGFPVDMFPVLFAIPRTAGWIAQWEEMLNDPDQKIARPRQIYLGAATRDYAPRDRRQLG, translated from the coding sequence ATGGCTGACACTCTCACGATTACCGACAACCGCACCGGCAAGACCTACCAGGTGCCGATTCAGGACGGCACCATCAAGGCCACCGACCTGCGCCAGATCAAGGTGACCCAAGACGAGTTCGGCCTGATGACGTACGACCCGGCGTTCATGAACACCGCGGCCTGCAAGAGCCGCATCACGTTCATCGACGGCGACAAGGGGGTGCTCCTCTACCGCGGCTACCCCATCGAGCAGCTCGCGGAACAGAGCGACTTCCTCGAAGTGGCGTGGCTCATCCTGTTCGGCGAGCTGCCGACCGAGAAGCAGTACCAGGAATGGACGCGGCAGGTCACCCTGCACACGATGCTCCACACCAATCTCTCGAAGCTGATGGAGGGGTTCCGGCACGATGCCCATCCGATGGGCATGTTCATCAGCACGGTCGGGGCGCTGTCGACGTTCTATCCCGACGCCAAGGACATCTTCTCGCAGGAGTCGCGGCGCCTGCAGACGATCCGGCTGATCGCCAAGGTGCCGAGCATCGCCGCCTACGCCTACCGCCACTCGATCGGCCGCCCGTTCAATCTGCCGGACAACGACCTGACCTACGCCGGCAACTTTCTCAGCATGCTGTTCCGGATGACGGAGCTGAAGTACAAGCCCAATCCGGTGCTCGAGCGCGCCCTCGAGGTGCTGTTCATCCTGCACGCCGATCACGAGCAGAACTGCAGCACCAGCACGATGCGCGCGATCGGCAGCTCGCACGCGGATCCGTACTCGGCGCTCGCCGGCGCCGCCGCGGCGCTCTACGGTCCGCTGCACGGCGGCGCGAACGAAGCGGTGCTGCGGATGCTGCACGACATCGGATCGATCAACAACGTCCCGGGCTTCATCAAGCGGGTCAAGGGGGGCGAAGGGCGGCTGATGGGCTTCGGCCACCGGGTGTATAAGTCCTACGACCCGCGCGCCAAGATCATCAAGCGGATGGCGGACCTGGTGTTCGACGTCACCGGCAAGAACCCGCTGCTCGAGATGGCGCTGGAACTCGAGCGCATCGCGCTCGAGGACGAGTACTTCGTCTCGCGCAAGCTCTATCCGAACGTCGACTTCTACTCCGGCCTCATCTATCAGGCCATGGGCTTCCCCGTCGACATGTTCCCCGTCCTGTTCGCGATTCCGCGGACCGCCGGCTGGATCGCACAGTGGGAAGAGATGCTCAACGATCCGGACCAGAAGATCGCGCGGCCGCGGCAGATCTATCTCGGGGCGGCGACGCGCGACTATGCCCCCCGGGACCGGCGCCAGCTGGGCTGA
- a CDS encoding M28 family peptidase: protein MKIAVAALIGVLACATQAPPPAAPKFDGTRAFADLTRLVQIGPRPAGSPALDRARDYIRKELKAAGLTVEDQPFEARTPLGAVRMVNLRATLPGAAADRGRIVIGGHYDTKLEKTFRFVGASDGASSAAFLLEIARALKGRSNPLPIELLFLDGEEAVVDWHHPSRTDHTYGSRYYVEQLKQADAVKDVRAFILVDMIGDRDLGIRREQHSTGWLKDIIWETAAGLGRAEFIAEETAIEDDHLEFLAAGIDSVDIIDLDDAEWHTAADSMDNVSPRSLQVVGDVLLAALPRIEQRLK from the coding sequence ATGAAGATCGCCGTGGCTGCCCTCATCGGCGTTCTGGCGTGTGCGACCCAGGCGCCGCCGCCGGCGGCGCCGAAGTTCGATGGCACGCGCGCCTTTGCCGATCTGACCCGCCTGGTCCAGATCGGGCCGCGGCCGGCCGGCTCACCCGCGCTCGACCGCGCGCGCGACTACATCCGCAAGGAACTGAAAGCGGCCGGTCTCACCGTCGAGGACCAGCCGTTCGAGGCGCGGACTCCGCTCGGCGCGGTGCGCATGGTGAACCTGCGCGCCACGCTGCCCGGCGCCGCCGCCGATCGCGGCCGCATCGTGATCGGCGGCCACTACGACACCAAGCTCGAGAAGACCTTCCGGTTCGTGGGCGCCAGCGACGGCGCGTCGAGCGCCGCGTTCCTGCTCGAGATCGCCCGCGCCTTGAAGGGCCGGTCCAACCCGCTGCCCATCGAGCTGCTCTTCCTCGACGGCGAAGAGGCCGTCGTCGACTGGCACCACCCGAGCCGCACCGATCACACCTACGGCTCGCGCTACTACGTCGAGCAGTTGAAGCAGGCCGATGCGGTGAAGGACGTCCGCGCGTTCATCCTCGTCGACATGATCGGCGACAGGGATCTCGGCATCCGTCGCGAGCAGCATTCGACCGGCTGGCTGAAGGACATCATCTGGGAGACCGCCGCCGGTCTCGGACGCGCCGAGTTCATCGCCGAAGAAACCGCGATCGAGGACGATCACCTGGAGTTCCTTGCCGCCGGAATCGATTCGGTCGACATCATCGATCTCGACGACGCGGAGTGGCACACCGCGGCGGATTCGATGGACAACGTCTCCCCCCGCAGCCTGCAGGTCGTGGGCGACGTCCTGCTCGCCGCGCTGCCGCGGATCGAACAGCGGTTGAAATAG
- a CDS encoding potassium transporter Kup: protein MSTGVRRPLLPLTLAAVGVVYGDIGTSPLYAMRECFFGSHSVPATAANVLGVLSLIIYSLLIVISIKYIAIVMRADNQGEGGILALTALLPQRSPNQPKWPLLVMMGIFGAALLYGDGMITPAITVLGAVEGLKIATPLFDRFVVPVTVAILVAVFAIQRHGTARVGTLFGPVMVVWFVVIAILGIVWLVRAPIVLTAVDPRHAVGFFEAHRLHGFAVLGAVFLVVTGGEALYADMGHFGKRPIRLAWFGLVLPALLLNYFGQGALLILDPAAAHQPFFLLAPSWALYPLVGLATAAAIIASQALISGAFSLTRQAIQLGFSPRLDISHTSSEEIGQVYVPQVNWALMICTILIVIGFGSSTALAAAYGIAVTLTMVITAVLLYVVAVERWRWPAAVAAAVTGAFLVIDLAFFGANVLKIAHGGWLPLVIGWGIFTLMTTWKTGRRLVADRLMARAVPLETFMTHIVEHPPARVPGTAVFMTAQPKGTPAALAHNLRYNKVLHEHVVILMVVTKPVPHVPETDRCAVRELGAGVFELTLTYGFMEDPDVPAALLQASDRGLVIDQSDVTYFLGRETLIATRAPGMAPWRERLFVLIARNAGRATAFFRLPPERVVELGVQVEL from the coding sequence GTGTCGACCGGCGTCCGCCGTCCACTCCTGCCGTTGACGCTCGCTGCCGTGGGGGTCGTGTACGGCGACATCGGCACCAGCCCGCTGTACGCGATGCGGGAATGCTTCTTCGGTTCCCACTCGGTGCCGGCGACCGCGGCGAACGTCCTCGGCGTGCTGTCGCTCATCATCTACTCGCTCCTGATCGTCATCTCGATCAAGTACATCGCCATCGTGATGCGCGCCGACAACCAGGGCGAGGGGGGGATCCTGGCGCTGACGGCGCTGCTGCCGCAGCGGTCGCCGAACCAGCCGAAGTGGCCGCTGCTGGTGATGATGGGGATCTTCGGCGCCGCGCTGCTCTACGGCGACGGCATGATCACGCCGGCGATCACCGTGCTCGGCGCCGTCGAGGGACTGAAGATCGCGACGCCGCTGTTCGACCGGTTCGTGGTGCCCGTCACCGTCGCCATCCTCGTCGCCGTGTTTGCGATTCAGCGCCACGGCACCGCCAGGGTCGGCACGCTGTTCGGCCCGGTGATGGTCGTCTGGTTCGTCGTGATCGCGATTCTCGGCATCGTGTGGCTGGTGCGCGCGCCGATCGTGCTGACCGCCGTCGATCCGCGACACGCGGTGGGATTCTTCGAGGCGCACCGGCTGCACGGCTTCGCCGTGCTCGGCGCCGTGTTCCTGGTCGTCACCGGCGGAGAGGCGCTCTATGCGGACATGGGGCACTTCGGCAAGCGGCCGATCCGCCTGGCGTGGTTCGGCCTCGTGCTGCCGGCGCTGCTGCTGAACTATTTCGGCCAGGGCGCGCTGCTGATCCTCGACCCGGCCGCAGCGCATCAGCCGTTCTTCCTGCTGGCGCCGTCATGGGCGCTGTATCCGCTGGTCGGCCTGGCCACGGCCGCGGCGATCATCGCCTCCCAGGCGCTGATCTCGGGTGCCTTCTCGCTGACCCGCCAGGCCATCCAGCTCGGCTTCTCGCCGCGCCTCGACATCTCGCACACGTCGTCGGAGGAGATCGGACAGGTCTACGTGCCGCAGGTGAACTGGGCGTTGATGATCTGCACGATTCTGATCGTCATCGGCTTCGGATCGTCGACCGCGCTGGCGGCGGCGTACGGGATCGCGGTCACCCTGACGATGGTCATCACCGCGGTGCTCTTGTACGTCGTCGCGGTCGAGCGCTGGCGCTGGCCGGCTGCCGTCGCCGCGGCGGTCACCGGCGCGTTCCTCGTCATCGATCTGGCGTTCTTCGGCGCGAACGTGCTGAAGATCGCGCACGGCGGCTGGCTGCCGCTGGTGATCGGGTGGGGGATCTTCACGTTGATGACGACCTGGAAGACCGGCCGGCGCCTGGTCGCGGATCGGCTGATGGCCCGCGCGGTGCCGCTCGAGACGTTCATGACGCACATCGTCGAGCATCCGCCGGCGCGCGTGCCCGGCACCGCGGTGTTCATGACGGCGCAGCCGAAGGGCACGCCGGCGGCGCTGGCGCACAACCTGCGCTACAACAAAGTACTGCACGAGCACGTGGTGATCCTGATGGTGGTCACCAAGCCGGTGCCGCACGTGCCGGAAACGGACCGCTGCGCCGTGCGCGAGCTGGGCGCGGGCGTCTTCGAGCTGACGCTGACCTACGGGTTCATGGAAGATCCGGACGTGCCGGCCGCGCTGCTGCAGGCGTCCGATCGGGGGCTGGTGATCGACCAGTCGGACGTGACCTATTTCCTCGGCCGGGAAACGCTGATCGCGACCCGCGCGCCAGGCATGGCGCCCTGGCGCGAGCGCCTGTTCGTCCTGATCGCGCGCAACGCCGGCCGCGCCACGGCGTTCTTCCGCCTGCCGCCGGAGCGCGTCGTCGAGCTGGGCGTGCAGGTGGAGTTGTAG
- a CDS encoding DUF6766 family protein, whose protein sequence is MFKANGLSIVLIALFLVTMGGQAVTGWKAHNQDLLDHGRAPAPFAAYLGSGHFLEATGENWESEFLQMALFVLLTTFLYQKGSAESKRPSVVEEVDLDPRRFQDDPEAPWPVRRGGWLLRVYEHSLGLTFVILFFLSLWIHAAGGLQELNEEQRAHGQPAVSMTEYVGGAQFWFESFQNWQSEFLSLAAMVVGTIVLRQRGSAESKPVHASHRDTGRA, encoded by the coding sequence ATGTTCAAGGCGAACGGGCTCTCGATCGTGCTCATCGCGCTGTTTCTCGTCACCATGGGCGGCCAGGCGGTGACCGGCTGGAAGGCGCACAACCAGGATCTGCTGGATCACGGGCGGGCGCCGGCCCCCTTCGCAGCCTATCTCGGCAGCGGACACTTCCTCGAAGCGACGGGCGAGAACTGGGAGAGCGAGTTCCTCCAGATGGCGCTCTTCGTCCTGCTGACGACGTTTCTCTATCAGAAGGGATCGGCGGAGTCGAAGCGTCCGTCGGTAGTGGAAGAGGTGGATCTGGATCCGCGGCGCTTCCAGGACGACCCGGAGGCCCCCTGGCCGGTGCGCCGCGGCGGGTGGCTCCTCCGCGTCTACGAGCACTCGCTGGGCCTCACGTTCGTGATCCTGTTCTTCCTCTCGCTCTGGATTCACGCCGCCGGCGGCCTGCAGGAGCTCAACGAGGAGCAGCGCGCGCACGGCCAGCCCGCCGTCTCGATGACCGAGTACGTCGGCGGCGCGCAGTTCTGGTTCGAGTCGTTCCAGAACTGGCAGAGCGAGTTCCTCTCGCTGGCGGCGATGGTCGTCGGCACGATCGTCCTGCGCCAGCGCGGGTCGGCGGAGTCGAAACCGGTCCACGCCTCGCACCGCGACACCGGTCGGGCCTAG
- a CDS encoding DUF411 domain-containing protein, which translates to MKLLILAVALALAAPAAPAQQKAAAPAKPHLLVYKSPTCGCCAKWVEYMEAHGFTAAVTNMPDVTPVKITHKLPPKLASCHTTLVNGYVIEGHVPVEDVRRLLKEKPADVAGLAAPGMPAGSPGMDVPNSPPYDVMAFDKAGGTRVFATHRPR; encoded by the coding sequence ATGAAGCTCCTGATTCTTGCCGTCGCGCTGGCGTTGGCCGCGCCCGCGGCCCCGGCGCAGCAGAAGGCGGCCGCGCCCGCGAAACCACACCTGCTCGTCTACAAGAGCCCGACCTGCGGCTGCTGCGCGAAGTGGGTCGAGTACATGGAGGCGCACGGCTTCACCGCCGCGGTCACCAACATGCCGGACGTCACGCCGGTCAAGATCACGCACAAGCTGCCGCCGAAGCTGGCGTCGTGCCACACGACGCTGGTGAACGGCTACGTGATCGAAGGGCACGTGCCGGTCGAAGACGTGCGCCGGCTGCTCAAGGAAAAGCCGGCCGACGTGGCCGGCCTCGCCGCCCCTGGCATGCCCGCGGGGTCGCCCGGCATGGACGTGCCGAATTCGCCGCCCTACGACGTGATGGCGTTCGACAAGGCCGGCGGCACCCGGGTGTTCGCCACGCACCGGCCCCGGTAG
- a CDS encoding TonB-dependent receptor: protein MIPALLLALAQFSASYTGELRVTVTDAAGLPVARAAIEVSSDGVHVRERADTDETGVATVRRLPYGTYRVTASSAGFAASTVTVEIRSAVPAEARIGLTIAPVQASVTVAADTFLDPHQAGAIQRIGRERIEERPAATASRALVDLVNAEPGWLLEANGVLHPRGSEYDTQYVIDGLPLTDNRSPAFAPPLGAESVRSFAILTGGYPAEYGRKLGGVVEVVTDAGGRRGAHGSAALTVGSFATREAEGAAGYATDAQTVQVSAGASSTNRFLDPPVERNFTNRGTSSRASTRWEADVAGADRIGLIARHGRLDFQVPNELVQQAAGQEQTRTGRETAAQFSYRSILSPRAVAEVVGMGRRVSAGLESNALATPLIVDQSRSLTNGYVKATVALNHGVHELKAGADADLARAREALAYAITDPDRFDDGTPRTFDFADEATGSEQAFFVQDQIRSGPWTLNAGLRWDRYRFLVHESAWSPRLAAARAFDARGLLVRASYDRIFQTPAVENLLLASSAETADLSDEAVRLPVRPSRGHFVEAGLSKALRGRGRLDASYFMRRLDNFADDDLLLNTGVSFPMAFRRARINGAELKLEVREGARWSGSLAYAYMRATGEFPVTGGLLLEDDDAGTEGQAFPISQDQRHTLRGRLRLALPRSWIAVSASFGSGLPFEEADSLEESLEQYGARTVARVDFVTGRVKPAASLDVAGGVALAEGARRSLRLYADVRNLTNRFDVINFAGLFSGTALAPPRSAGVRLTASF from the coding sequence ATGATTCCGGCCCTGCTCCTCGCGCTGGCGCAGTTTTCCGCGAGCTACACCGGCGAACTGCGCGTCACCGTCACCGATGCCGCCGGTCTGCCGGTCGCGCGCGCGGCGATCGAGGTGTCGAGCGATGGCGTCCACGTGCGCGAACGCGCCGACACCGACGAGACCGGCGTCGCGACGGTCAGACGGCTGCCGTACGGCACCTATCGCGTGACCGCGTCATCCGCCGGCTTCGCCGCGTCGACGGTGACCGTGGAGATCCGCTCCGCGGTCCCCGCCGAGGCGCGGATCGGGCTGACGATCGCGCCGGTGCAGGCGTCCGTCACCGTCGCGGCCGACACGTTCCTGGATCCGCATCAGGCCGGCGCGATCCAGCGGATCGGTCGCGAGCGCATCGAGGAGCGGCCGGCGGCGACGGCGTCCCGCGCCCTCGTCGACCTCGTGAACGCCGAACCTGGCTGGCTGCTCGAAGCCAACGGCGTGCTGCATCCCCGCGGATCCGAGTACGACACGCAGTATGTGATCGACGGGCTGCCGCTCACCGACAACCGATCGCCGGCGTTCGCGCCGCCGCTCGGGGCCGAATCGGTCCGCAGCTTCGCGATCCTGACCGGCGGCTATCCGGCGGAGTACGGACGAAAGCTCGGCGGCGTGGTGGAGGTGGTGACCGACGCCGGCGGGCGCCGCGGCGCGCATGGCAGCGCGGCGCTGACCGTCGGCAGCTTCGCGACGCGCGAAGCGGAGGGCGCCGCCGGCTACGCGACCGATGCGCAGACCGTCCAGGTCAGCGCCGGCGCGTCGTCGACGAATCGGTTCCTCGATCCGCCGGTCGAGCGCAATTTCACCAACCGGGGGACGTCGTCGCGCGCGTCGACCCGGTGGGAAGCGGATGTCGCCGGCGCCGATCGCATTGGCCTCATCGCGCGCCACGGCCGCCTCGACTTTCAGGTGCCGAACGAGCTGGTGCAGCAGGCCGCCGGCCAGGAACAGACCCGGACCGGCCGCGAGACCGCGGCGCAGTTCTCGTACCGCAGCATCCTGTCGCCGCGCGCCGTCGCCGAAGTGGTGGGCATGGGACGCCGCGTGTCGGCCGGCCTCGAGTCGAACGCGCTGGCGACGCCGCTGATCGTCGATCAGTCACGATCGCTGACGAACGGCTACGTCAAGGCGACCGTCGCCCTGAACCACGGCGTCCACGAGCTGAAGGCCGGCGCCGACGCCGATCTGGCGCGCGCGCGCGAAGCGCTTGCCTACGCGATTACCGATCCGGATCGATTCGACGACGGGACGCCGCGGACGTTCGATTTCGCGGACGAGGCAACCGGGAGCGAGCAGGCGTTCTTCGTTCAGGATCAGATCCGGAGCGGCCCGTGGACGCTGAATGCCGGCCTTCGCTGGGACCGCTACCGCTTTCTGGTCCACGAATCGGCATGGAGCCCGCGGCTCGCCGCCGCGCGCGCGTTCGATGCTCGCGGACTGTTGGTGCGGGCCTCGTACGATCGCATCTTCCAGACGCCGGCAGTCGAGAACCTGCTGCTGGCGAGTTCCGCCGAGACCGCCGATCTCAGCGACGAAGCGGTGCGGCTGCCGGTGAGGCCGTCGCGCGGTCATTTCGTCGAGGCCGGGCTCTCGAAAGCCCTGCGGGGCCGCGGCCGTCTGGACGCCAGCTACTTCATGCGGCGGCTGGACAACTTCGCAGACGACGACCTGCTGCTGAACACCGGCGTGAGCTTCCCGATGGCGTTTCGCCGCGCGCGAATCAACGGCGCGGAGCTGAAGCTCGAGGTCCGGGAAGGAGCGCGCTGGTCCGGTTCGCTGGCCTACGCCTACATGCGCGCCACCGGCGAGTTCCCGGTCACCGGCGGGCTGCTGCTCGAAGACGACGACGCGGGAACGGAGGGGCAGGCGTTTCCCATCTCGCAGGATCAGCGGCACACGCTGCGCGGCCGCCTGCGACTCGCGCTGCCGCGCTCGTGGATCGCGGTGTCGGCGTCGTTTGGCAGCGGGCTGCCGTTCGAAGAGGCGGACTCGCTGGAAGAGTCGCTCGAGCAGTACGGCGCGCGGACGGTGGCGCGCGTCGACTTCGTCACCGGCCGCGTGAAGCCGGCCGCGAGCCTCGACGTCGCCGGCGGTGTCGCGCTCGCGGAGGGCGCGCGGCGATCGCTGCGCCTCTACGCCGACGTCCGCAACCTGACCAACCGGTTCGACGTGATCAACTTCGCGGGCCTGTTCTCCGGCACCGCGCTCGCGCCGCCGCGCAGCGCCGGGGTGAGACTCACGGCGTCGTTCTGA
- a CDS encoding RNA polymerase sigma factor, protein MSDPDRGAIREVRAGDRNAFGRLVERYQGRLFGLVVVVLRDRAAAEEVTQDAFVRAYMRLDRYDERLPFYPWLATIAVRLAQNRLHQQGRTLRREGTPLDSDAGPGAERSPLSTLIAEERSRRLRRAVGALSSGERTAVMLYYADELPVREVARALGVSTGTIKTLLFRARRHLREMLT, encoded by the coding sequence GTGAGCGATCCGGATCGTGGCGCGATTCGCGAAGTACGCGCGGGCGACCGTAACGCGTTCGGCCGTCTCGTCGAGCGTTATCAGGGACGGCTGTTCGGCCTGGTCGTTGTCGTGCTGCGCGATCGCGCCGCGGCCGAGGAGGTGACACAGGATGCGTTCGTCCGCGCGTATATGCGGCTCGATCGCTATGACGAACGGCTGCCGTTCTATCCCTGGTTGGCCACCATCGCGGTCAGGCTGGCGCAGAACCGCCTGCATCAGCAGGGGCGGACGCTGCGCCGGGAGGGAACGCCCCTCGACAGCGACGCCGGACCGGGCGCCGAACGGTCTCCCCTCAGCACGCTCATCGCAGAGGAACGCAGCCGCCGCCTCCGCCGCGCCGTCGGCGCGCTGTCCTCGGGAGAGCGCACGGCCGTGATGCTCTATTACGCCGACGAGTTGCCGGTGCGCGAGGTCGCTCGCGCGCTGGGCGTCAGCACTGGAACGATCAAGACGCTGCTGTTCCGCGCCCGCCGCCACTTACGGGAGATGTTGACATGA
- a CDS encoding inorganic diphosphatase has protein sequence MHPWHDTYVDDTQVATAFPAIIEIPKGSTNKYELDKETGLLRLDRVLYSAVYYPADYGFIPRTFCDDGDPLDVLVLGQEPVFPLTIVDARAIGVMRMRDEKGVDDKIVAISVRDPAYADYRDKAQLPAHVLRMLRRFFEDYKVLEHKQVIVEDLLGPEAAVEIINEALNLYRRLRRGELAPR, from the coding sequence ATGCATCCCTGGCACGATACCTACGTCGATGACACGCAGGTCGCGACGGCGTTTCCGGCGATCATCGAGATTCCGAAGGGCAGCACCAACAAGTACGAGCTGGACAAGGAGACCGGGCTGCTGCGGCTCGACCGCGTGCTCTACAGCGCCGTCTACTACCCGGCGGACTACGGCTTCATCCCGCGGACGTTCTGCGACGACGGCGATCCGCTGGACGTGCTGGTGCTCGGCCAGGAGCCGGTGTTCCCGCTGACCATCGTCGACGCGCGGGCGATCGGCGTGATGCGGATGCGGGACGAGAAGGGCGTGGACGACAAGATCGTCGCGATTAGCGTCCGCGACCCCGCCTACGCGGACTACCGCGACAAGGCGCAGCTGCCGGCGCACGTCCTGCGGATGCTGCGCAGGTTCTTCGAGGACTACAAGGTCCTCGAGCACAAGCAGGTGATCGTGGAAGACCTGCTCGGGCCCGAGGCGGCGGTGGAGATCATCAACGAGGCGCTCAATCTCTATCGACGTCTCCGGCGCGGCGAGCTGGCGCCGCGGTAG
- a CDS encoding LeuA family protein yields the protein MHPLIHDWNRTDRPRPPVVMLDDETLRDGLQSPSVRCPSIDEKLRILHLIDRLGIDTADIGLPGAGPHVVRDVERLAREIADGRLRVAANCAARTLIADIRPIAEISQRAGIPIEVGAFIGSSPLRQYAEGWTLEQLLRLTDEAITFAVGEGLPVMYVTEDTTRADPDTLRALYTTAIRAGARRVCIADTVGHATPHGAAAVVRFIQSVIDDCGGGVGIDWHGHRDRDLAVINTLAALEAGATRLHGAAIGLGERVGNTPMELLLMNLVLMGCIDRDLSALCEYCDAVAAATDVPIPANYPVVGRDAFRTATGVHAAAVIKAFRKNDRALIDAVYSGVPASLVGREQQIDVGPMSGKSNVVFWLERHGYTATDELVDRIFQKAKSSATVLTADEIVAEIDASLAGS from the coding sequence GTGCACCCGCTGATCCACGACTGGAACCGGACCGACCGCCCCAGGCCGCCCGTCGTCATGCTGGACGACGAGACGCTGCGCGACGGCCTGCAGTCGCCGTCGGTGCGCTGTCCGTCGATCGACGAGAAGCTGCGCATCCTGCATCTGATCGATCGCCTCGGCATCGACACGGCGGACATCGGCCTGCCCGGCGCCGGGCCGCACGTGGTTCGCGACGTCGAGCGGCTCGCCCGAGAGATCGCGGATGGGCGGCTGCGGGTCGCGGCGAACTGCGCGGCGCGGACGCTGATCGCCGACATCCGGCCGATTGCGGAGATCTCGCAGCGCGCCGGCATTCCGATCGAGGTCGGCGCGTTCATCGGGTCCAGCCCGCTGCGCCAGTACGCGGAGGGATGGACGCTCGAGCAACTGCTCCGGCTCACCGACGAGGCGATCACGTTCGCGGTCGGAGAAGGGCTGCCGGTCATGTACGTGACCGAAGACACGACCCGCGCCGATCCCGACACGCTGCGTGCGCTGTACACCACCGCGATCCGCGCCGGCGCCAGGCGCGTCTGCATCGCGGACACGGTCGGCCATGCCACCCCCCACGGCGCCGCCGCCGTGGTGCGCTTCATCCAGTCGGTGATCGACGACTGCGGCGGCGGGGTCGGGATCGACTGGCACGGGCATCGCGATCGCGACCTGGCCGTCATCAATACCCTCGCGGCGCTCGAGGCGGGCGCGACCCGGCTGCACGGCGCCGCCATCGGCCTCGGCGAGCGCGTCGGCAACACCCCGATGGAGCTGCTGCTGATGAACCTGGTGCTGATGGGCTGCATCGACCGCGATCTCTCGGCGCTCTGCGAGTACTGCGACGCCGTCGCCGCGGCCACCGACGTTCCGATCCCCGCCAACTATCCCGTCGTCGGCCGCGATGCGTTCCGCACCGCCACCGGGGTCCACGCCGCCGCCGTCATCAAGGCGTTCCGCAAGAACGACCGGGCGCTGATCGACGCGGTGTATTCAGGCGTGCCGGCCAGTCTGGTCGGCCGCGAGCAGCAGATCGACGTCGGGCCGATGTCGGGGAAATCCAACGTCGTGTTCTGGCTCGAGCGCCACGGCTACACCGCGACCGACGAGCTCGTCGATCGCATTTTCCAGAAGGCGAAGTCTTCCGCGACGGTGCTGACGGCCGACGAAATCGTCGCCGAGATCGACGCGTCGCTCGCGGGATCCTGA